Below is a window of Pirellulales bacterium DNA.
GCCGCGGGTCCCCAGAGGTTGTAGAAGGTGCCGATGGCACCCAGCGCCCCGCTGAGTGCGGCGTGGCAGAGTACCTCGTCGGCGCCGCTGAACAACGCCAGCCGGCCGCCGGTGTACTGATGCAACAGGCCCAACACGTTCATGTTCATGTCCGTGAACTTGATCCCGCGGATGTTCGGCAGCTCCATCAGCCGCTGCGCGTAGATCCGCGGCGGCGGCAGCGATTGGGCGAGGAAGCCGGCGTGATAGGGGAAAAACGGCAGCGATGTGGCCGCGCCGATGCGCCGGTAATGCTCGAACGTCGCCTCGACGCTCGTCGGGTAATAGATCGGCGGCACGGTCGTCACGGCGTCGGCGCCGATCTCGGCCGCATGTCGGGCCAGCGCGATGCTGTCGTCGGTTGCTACCGCGCCGACGTGAATCATTACGGGCATCCGGCCTGCCGCCGCTCGCACGACGACCTCGGCCACGCGGCGGCGGTCGTCGAGCCCGAGGGCCACGCCTTGGCCGGTCGAACCGAGGGCAAACAGACCACCCAGCCCCTGGCCGCAGAGCACGTCGACCAGCCGCTCGGTGGCGGTCAGGTTGGGTCGGCCGGCGGAATCGAGGGGGGTCAGCAGGGCCGGCCACACGCGGCCTTCGGTGAGATTCATAAAGCCTGGGACCTCTTCGGCGTGGTCAACAAACGGACGGGGCCGATCGATCGGCTGCGTCCATCGTACCGACGGGCCGGGGCGTCGGCAGGGGGGCGTCGAGTTCGATTCCGCGGACCCGCCATCCACGCCCGAAAAACCCCGGGCCGCCGCCGCGCCGCCGGGGGGAGGGCGACGCAACTACGGCAAAATCCAGGAATAAATTCGCCGCATCGCGAAAACCCCGGGTGATTTCGTAGGTATAATCCAGGCTTCCCACCCGCCGGCGCGGTGTGGCTTGAGCCAGCTTCGAGCGTGCGCTTGCCCCCTTGTGGTGTACCCGTGAAGTGCGCGATTGGCTGAAGTTGCACCCCCTGTGGCAGCTTGCCACAGCGGGCTCGCCGGCCCCCAAGACACTTGCCCTTTTTGTTCCTGTTGAGGAGTACCTGGTCGTGAGAAAGTTTGCGCTGGCCCTGTTTTCGCTCGGCATGATGCTCTTCATGCCCGCGGCGTCGGTCCTGGCCCAGGACGACGAGATGAAGCCCTTGGTGGTCCTGTGGGCCAAGAGCTACGAAGAGC
It encodes the following:
- a CDS encoding dihydrodipicolinate synthase family protein, which produces MNLTEGRVWPALLTPLDSAGRPNLTATERLVDVLCGQGLGGLFALGSTGQGVALGLDDRRRVAEVVVRAAAGRMPVMIHVGAVATDDSIALARHAAEIGADAVTTVPPIYYPTSVEATFEHYRRIGAATSLPFFPYHAGFLAQSLPPPRIYAQRLMELPNIRGIKFTDMNMNVLGLLHQYTGGRLALFSGADEVLCHAALSGALGAIGTFYNLWGPAAQRARAAFVAGDFRRGREFMLTFQEAIDAILASGSIWTFLRAAMQLKFDLDIGPPRAPLGVTDRAWETSDVERLVARVEAAAG